From a region of the Fischerella sp. JS2 genome:
- the psbA gene encoding photosystem II q(b) protein encodes MTATLQRAQSANVWERFCNWITSTNNRLYIGWFGVLMIPTLLAATTCFIIAFIAAPPVDIDGIREPVAGSLLYGNNIISGAVVPSSNAIGLHFYPIWEAASLDEWLYNGGPYQLVIFHFLIGVFCYMGREWELSYRLGMRPWIAVAYSAPVAAASAVFLIYPLGQGSFSDGMPLGISGTFNFMLVFQAEHNILMHPFHQLGVAGVFGGSLFSAMHGSLVTSSLVRETTETESQNYGYKFGQEEETYNIVAAHGYFGRLIFQYASFNNSRSLHFFLAAWPVVGIWFTALGISTMAFNLNGFNFNQSVIDSQGRVINTWADIINRANLGMEVMHERNAHNFPLDLAAAESAPVALTAPAING; translated from the coding sequence ATGACAGCAACTTTACAACGCGCCCAAAGCGCTAACGTATGGGAGCGGTTCTGCAACTGGATCACCAGCACCAACAACCGTCTATACATCGGTTGGTTCGGGGTATTGATGATCCCGACGCTGCTAGCCGCAACCACCTGCTTCATCATCGCCTTCATCGCCGCACCTCCTGTAGACATCGATGGAATCCGTGAGCCAGTAGCAGGTTCGTTACTATACGGCAACAACATCATCTCTGGTGCAGTAGTACCTTCTTCTAACGCCATCGGTTTACACTTCTACCCAATTTGGGAAGCAGCATCCTTAGATGAGTGGTTGTACAACGGTGGTCCTTACCAGTTGGTAATTTTCCACTTCTTAATCGGCGTATTCTGCTACATGGGTCGTGAGTGGGAATTGTCCTACCGCTTAGGGATGCGTCCTTGGATTGCCGTAGCATACTCTGCACCTGTAGCAGCAGCAAGCGCAGTCTTCTTGATCTACCCCTTGGGTCAAGGTTCCTTCTCTGACGGTATGCCCTTGGGTATCTCGGGAACCTTCAACTTCATGTTGGTGTTCCAAGCCGAACACAACATCTTAATGCACCCCTTCCACCAGTTAGGTGTAGCAGGTGTATTCGGTGGAAGTTTGTTCAGTGCAATGCACGGTTCTCTGGTTACATCTTCCTTAGTTCGTGAAACAACCGAAACCGAATCTCAAAACTACGGTTACAAGTTCGGTCAAGAGGAAGAAACCTACAACATCGTAGCTGCTCACGGTTACTTCGGAAGGCTTATCTTCCAATACGCTTCCTTCAACAACTCTCGCAGCTTGCACTTCTTCTTGGCTGCTTGGCCTGTAGTCGGAATCTGGTTCACTGCGCTGGGTATCAGCACAATGGCGTTCAATCTGAATGGTTTCAACTTCAACCAGTCAGTGATTGACTCTCAAGGTCGCGTCATTAACACCTGGGCAGACATCATCAACCGCGCTAACCTGGGTATGGAAGTTATGCACGAGCGTAACGCTCACAACTTCCCCCTCGACTTGGCTGCTGCTGAATCTGCTCCTGTCGCTCTAACCGCTCCTGCGATCAACGGTTAA
- a CDS encoding helix-turn-helix transcriptional regulator, whose translation MSSNEQNHNIASSKFQYIKVDNSSIDKFQPALQIYLMQAVLDSFVDGVLILTTQRQLIYANEYALDICHQLRQNTQNKNIIPDEIWCFCESMIEGRKLFPKGNVSIEIDAKNQVKLRVRARWLDWNRSNQRFLLLTLEDCQQTSHSIAIADAKKYGLTEREAQVWMLRRANFTYREIADRLYITINTVKKHLKNIYAKQQEMMYLV comes from the coding sequence ATGAGTAGTAATGAACAAAATCATAACATTGCATCTAGTAAATTCCAGTATATTAAAGTAGACAATTCTTCCATAGATAAATTCCAACCAGCCTTACAAATTTATTTAATGCAAGCTGTTCTTGATAGTTTTGTCGATGGAGTTTTAATACTTACAACTCAACGCCAATTAATTTATGCTAATGAATACGCTCTTGATATTTGTCACCAGTTGAGACAAAACACCCAAAATAAAAATATTATTCCAGATGAAATTTGGTGTTTTTGTGAGTCTATGATTGAAGGTCGCAAATTATTTCCAAAGGGGAATGTATCTATAGAAATAGATGCTAAGAATCAAGTAAAATTACGTGTTAGAGCTAGATGGTTAGACTGGAATAGAAGCAATCAGAGGTTTTTGTTATTAACTTTGGAAGATTGTCAGCAAACTAGCCACAGTATAGCGATCGCTGATGCGAAAAAGTATGGTCTAACTGAACGTGAAGCACAGGTTTGGATGTTACGCCGAGCTAATTTTACTTACAGAGAAATAGCAGATAGGCTGTATATTACTATCAATACTGTTAAAAAGCATCTGAAAAATATATATGCGAAGCAACAGGAAATGATGTATTTGGTATAG